The sequence CAATTGAGTAATgagtttgaaatgaaagatttagATGAACTAAAAAGGATCCTAGGCATGGATGTAAAGAGAGATAGAAAGAAAGGTTTGTTAACTATTTCGCAGCAGAGTTATGTGATTAAACTGCTTGAAAAGTATAATATGTCTGGTAGGAAGGCAGTTTCAACACCCTTAGCATCTCACTTTAGACTTTCTTTGTCTCAATGTCCTGTTACTAAACAAGGTTAGAGATGTCTAATATTCCATATTGTAATGCTGTTGGAAGTATTATGTATCTGGTGATTTGTACTAGGCCTGACTTGGGTTATGCTATGGGTATGATTAGTAGGTTTATGTCAAATCCTGGGAAGCAACATTGGAAAGCTGTTAAATGGGTGTTACGATATTTGAAAGGTAGTGCCAATGTGTCATTGTGTTATAGTAGGGATTGTGATAAATCAACATTGTTAGGAGGTTTCACAGATGCAGATTATGCTGCAGATCTTGATAAAAAAAGATCCTTATCAGGTCACATTTATCGCTTGTATGGTAATGTTGTCAGTTGGAAAGTTAACCTACAGCCAGTTGTTGCTTTGTCTACTACTGAATCAGAATATATTTCTCTTGGTGAAGCAATTAAGGAAGCAGTGTGGTTGAAAAGGATTGTTGGTGAGTTGTTATCGCAGGAGTTTATTCCTATCATCCATTGTGATAGCCAGAGTGATATTCATCTTATGAAGAATCCATCTCATCATGAACGATCTAAGCATATCGATGTCAAATTTCATTACATCAGAAACGTTATAGCTCAGAAAGATGTTGAACTGGTTAAAGTTCATATAGTTGAGAATTTGTTGGATATGTTAACTAAAGCTCTTTCAGCTCATAGGTTTAAATACCTATTAGATGAGCTGAATGTTAAATCTTGATAATAGGGAGTTTGGAGAATCAATTTGGTGtcttaaatagtttgtcaagAGGGAGATTTGTGaaaattgacaaattatttaagaGGTTTGAAATTTGGTTTTTTAATATTAAGGGCAGAATGGTAATTATGCCTAATAGCATTTTTGCAATTAtatcaatcttcttcttttcttttaggttAATGTGTGAAGAACAAAAAGAAGGGGGAAAAAGGAGATGGGTGGCCGACAGTCATACACACAGAGAGAAAGAGAGTTGGTCAGTGAGTGACGGCGGATCTCGACGACGACACAACGACGAACAGCGTCGGTGTGGTGTTTTGGTCAACTCAACGACGGGCAGCATCGACAGAAGTTGGGCAGTACTGTGCATCATTTTCGAAAGAGAGTTTATGGGTAACGGTCGATGACGATGTCGTTGATAGCATACTCCGATGGTCCTTGCAGCGCTAAGTTTCGGGCAGTGTGAGTTTCGTTTTTGGGTCACTTCAGCAGGTTTTGGTTCTCAATTCAGAGGGCATCTGCAAGTCTCTCATACTCTTAGCGTTTGGGTTGACGATATAGTTTGTTTTGCATTGATTGATTGCGGATTGTTGATCTTGTTGTTGTCTATAATTGCCCAAATTTTATCCTTAATAAAATCCTTCCAAGCTGGTTTCAAAGTGGATGTAGACCAAATCGGTCGAACCACTATATATCGTTGTGTTCTTTTGCTCCTTTAATGCTTTGTGGATTTTGTCTGAATTATGCATTTTGGAATATTATGTTTTAGCTTTTGGTGGAGAAAATATAACATTCATCTACTAATAGTTTTGATTTTGTGAGAAAATGAAGCAATTAATGCAAAATTAAAACTACTTTCAAAACATCAGGTTTTTAGAACAGTAGTCCAAACACTAGAGGGTATCAAACTTATGGAatttaaatgggtatttgtgaaaaaaaaaaatgaaaataatgagatCACAAGATATAAAGTAAGAGTAGTTGCACAAGTTTTTTCAAAAAGACCTGGTATTATGAGGAGACATATTTTTCAATGGTGGATGCAATCACATTAAGATTTTTAATCGGCTTGATGGCGTATGAAATTCTTGAcatgcatcttatggatgtagtcacAACATATTCATATGGATCTCTTTATATGATATTTACACAAAAAGTCCCAAAAGGATTTAAAGTATCTGAAACATTTAAATCAAGTTCGCAAGAACTATGTTCAATAAAGTTATAGAGATCATTATAAGGATTGAAACAATCAAGATAAATGTGGTACAATCGCCTAAGTGAATGTTTTTTAAAGAAGGATATCGAAATAATCAAATATGTCCATgcgtttttttaaataaatcacaGGCAAGATTTGCTATAATAACTATgcatgttgatgatttaaatataattgaaactCCGGAAGAGTTTTCAAAggcaataaaatattttaacaaaGAATTCGAGATGTGCATTTTTTCTCTATATTTTTCTCTTCATGATTTGAAGAACATTAATTTATGATTTTGATTTGGATACATGATTTGGACTGATTATAAGTTACTTTTGGTGACTACTTTAGTTTACACGTTTGCTGTTTCTTTATTGGTGCAAGATATCTACATGACAATCTAAGTGTccctttgtttttttctttttatctatttacaaaaaaaaatgagaattttGACTATTTTTATGCTTTATGTGTTGTGTATTAGTGTTTTGTTTTTGTATGAAGGTGATTTTATAATTAATCCAAACGACCCCTTTCAACTTTTGCCAACATCATACTTTTATTACTCCTTTTTTACTTTTCTGTTTCTTGGTTTATTATCCTCTTTCAAATTGGAATAAGTGAATTCCAGAGAGTGATATTTCATGGTGTTATTACTTTAAGTGTGTCCTTATTCTGTCCCGGTATGCCATGAAAATGGAGTATCTGTAGGGATCTGAAACCTGAGAAATTCTTGTTCGCAGACAAAGTGAAAACTATCAACCAAAGGCAATTGATTTTGGTCTTTCCATATTTTTTGAACCTAGTATACTATTACTTACAGTTTTCTACGGTTTTCTTTACAGTTTTCAAGTCTCTAAACTTATAATTACCAACAATGAAGGAACAGACTCTCCATCTCCCAGTCTTTGATCTTAAGACAGGTAATCCTTTGAAACTCACAGTTGCATCTTCCGTATAATCATCTCTTCCATTTTTCGAGCCTTTCTCCTCCACTTGTGCCATTATAGTAAACAACAGAGAGGCAGAGTACTAATAAATGAACTTTCTATAAGAAAATCATTGAAATTCATGTAACTTCTATTACCTATTTTATATAATCTTAAGGTAGCTATGCATCTTTAAACAACCTCCCTCCTCccccaataaaaataaataaataaatgaaatcacCACCACAAACTTATTTAGTGTGAAATTTTAATAACATTAATTTAAAGCAAGTAAATTAGGCATGCTCATGCTGACTGTGAATTAGTTTTCGTTTTGTATTGTCATTGTCTGAATGTGATGCTTTGTTTAATTTCATCATCCTATCAACTAAATTCGCTGGTGAGGCCTTAAGCTTATTGATCGATATGTTGAATGATGATTCAGTTTCTGTTCGCTTGCAAGCTTGGCAGTCTAAGGTATAAATGATCGTATATGTATATAACTTTTGTATCTGTAGTAGTTTACTATTGAAAGTTTCAAATGTACGATATCATACTAAGCTATTCACCACGCCATACGTTAAGTCATCCAATGAATCAATTTGTTTTGTGTTAATACTTAAGATGGGAGTATAAAGAACAAGGTCTATATTCGGTTCACATTATTCTTATCATTGTTGGGGTTTGCTTTGCAGTTTCTTAATGCTTTAAAAGACAACGATGGTCACGTAAGATTTGCTTTAAGGAAACTGAATTCTGTTTATAGACCTTTTCATTagttaatttagaaaatgaattcTGACATATACTTCTCATATGTGTCAtacttatgattttttttttgtttggatcACTAATCATGTGATGCTTGTTGTTTTCGTAAAAGCTTCTCTATTTTCATCGGCTTGTTCTTCATTGACATTTTACCTGAAATGGGATTACTGGAAATAAAACATGGTTTGCTTCAACTAGCAGAGTCTTTAAACTTTCTTCATAGCAATGCACATCTCATTCACCTTGCTATATCTTTGGAGGTATCAATtttatttcaacattttttttggtattttaaaactttttattaAGTTTCTTGGGAGTATTTGGAGTTTTTTCTAGTGTTTCATTTGAGAACTGAAGTGTTGAATGATACAAACACCATACAAATGGAAAGAGAAATTACCCCCACCCTCTACTCTAAAATAACAAAGAAGATTGATTAGTTTAATTCCTCTCTCATCCAACTTAAAATTAGGGTCTTATCTTCTTATGGGGTGGATTGTTgagaattatatatatgtttgtgtATTGTAGGTCAGGCTCGGTTCGTTTGGATGCTAACAACTAAACATGGAGTCCTATCTTTGGTAGGAAACTTCTTTGtggaattatatataatattatatagtgataatttggtttatttttagtGGATTTATAATAAGGAAATTGTGATCAAGGAATTGTGATCTAATTTGTGTATTTCTCATTGCAGAGACCTTGTAAATGTTTTTGGAGAGTTTCTTCTGAAAGTTAGTGCTTATAAAGTATAGCGAGTAATTCTTCCTCGTACTTCATTATATGTATCAAGGTGTGTTGGGCATAAAACTTTTTAGTGCACATCAATAAGCTTTTAAATCCTTTGCAAATGTACGTACCTCTCACTGTGTTATAGTTTTATTGCCTCATAATGTTGTTTAGTTTTATTGCCTTACCCAAGTCTCTGTTGCATAATCCTTTTGTGAAAAATATGGTGTGACACTCAAATTTTCATCTCTAGCGGCTATCGTAATTATGCAAAGCCCATTT comes from Cucumis melo cultivar AY chromosome 12, USDA_Cmelo_AY_1.0, whole genome shotgun sequence and encodes:
- the LOC127144162 gene encoding secreted RxLR effector protein 161-like, which codes for MSNIPYCNAVGSIMYLVICTRPDLGYAMGMISRFMSNPGKQHWKAVKWVLRYLKGSANVSLCYSRDCDKSTLLGGFTDADYAADLDKKRSLSGHIYRLYGNVVSWKVNLQPVVALSTTESEYISLGEAIKEAVWLKRIVGELLSQEFIPIIHCDSQSDIHLMKNPSHHERSKHIDVKFHYIRNVIAQKDVELVKVHIVENLLDMLTKALSAHRFKYLLDELNVKS